In Paracoccus methylovorus, a genomic segment contains:
- a CDS encoding heavy metal translocating P-type ATPase, with product MADTALHDHDARLSACPACDAAPLAQRIAGAVGGQGDVILSLPTIHCATCITDVERVLNRHPGVRDARVNLTLRRVTVDAPGMTADELIPVVESIGYEAHGLDPAALSASAADRQGRDILMRIGVSGFAMMNIMILSVAVWSGAEDATRDMFHWISGAIALPTVVFAGQPFFASAWRALRHGRLGMDVPISLALILASSISVYETLHSGRHAYFDAAVMLCFFLLIGRYLDYRTRAVARSAAEELTALEVPRAFRVTSAGDEPVPVSELVPGDLIRIRPGARIPADGEIAQGSSEIDRSLLTGESIPVPAGPGVALSAGEVNLTGPLIMRVTAAGRDSSLARLTALVAAAESARGHYTGLADRASRLYSPMVHLLAFCSFLGWYFTTHDARLALNVAAAVLIITCPCALGLAVPAVITAASGRLFRRGMLIKDGTALERLAEVDAVVFDKTGTLTMGVPQLVSLDGLSPEARPVALALAQGSGHPLSQALAQALTDAGARPAALSDLCEVPGYGIAGTWQGREVRLGRADWLGARHGDARLSASWLSLGQDAPIRLEFSDRLRPGAETCVARILASGRRVMLLSGDAAPVVQDLAQRLGIAEWQAGVTPVEKAETLRGLRQQGLHALMVGDGLNDTAALAEAHVSISPASALDAARTASDMVLMGSDLAPVAEALALARKARARIKENFAISLLYNVVAVPIAIAGFATPLMAALAMSLSSISVTLNALRLR from the coding sequence ATGGCGGATACCGCGCTGCACGATCACGACGCACGTCTCTCGGCCTGTCCGGCCTGCGATGCGGCGCCGCTGGCGCAGCGCATCGCCGGAGCGGTTGGCGGGCAGGGGGACGTCATCCTGTCCCTGCCGACGATTCATTGCGCCACCTGCATTACCGATGTCGAGCGGGTGCTGAACCGTCATCCCGGCGTCAGGGACGCGCGCGTCAACCTGACGCTGCGCCGCGTGACCGTGGATGCGCCCGGCATGACTGCGGATGAGCTTATCCCTGTCGTTGAAAGCATCGGCTATGAGGCGCATGGGCTTGACCCGGCTGCGCTGAGCGCCAGTGCTGCCGACCGGCAGGGCCGGGACATCCTGATGCGCATCGGCGTGTCGGGATTCGCGATGATGAACATCATGATCCTGTCCGTCGCGGTCTGGTCCGGGGCCGAGGACGCGACGCGCGACATGTTCCACTGGATTTCCGGTGCCATCGCGCTGCCCACGGTGGTCTTTGCCGGGCAGCCGTTTTTCGCCAGCGCATGGCGGGCCCTACGACATGGGCGGTTGGGCATGGATGTGCCGATTTCGCTGGCGCTGATCCTGGCCAGCTCGATCTCGGTTTATGAAACGCTGCATTCCGGTCGCCACGCCTATTTCGACGCGGCGGTGATGCTGTGCTTTTTTCTGCTGATCGGGCGCTATCTGGATTACCGGACCCGCGCCGTGGCCCGCTCGGCGGCCGAGGAACTGACCGCGCTTGAAGTGCCGCGCGCCTTTCGTGTCACGTCGGCGGGCGACGAACCGGTGCCGGTTTCCGAACTGGTCCCGGGCGACCTGATCCGCATTCGCCCCGGTGCCCGCATTCCGGCGGATGGCGAGATCGCGCAAGGCAGCAGCGAAATCGACCGCTCACTGTTGACGGGTGAAAGTATTCCCGTCCCGGCCGGTCCCGGCGTCGCGCTTTCGGCGGGCGAGGTGAACCTGACCGGCCCGCTGATCATGCGGGTGACGGCGGCAGGGCGCGACAGTTCGCTGGCGCGGCTGACAGCCCTTGTCGCGGCGGCGGAATCGGCGCGCGGGCATTATACCGGGCTGGCCGACCGAGCCTCGCGCCTTTATTCGCCGATGGTGCATCTTTTGGCCTTTTGCAGCTTCCTTGGCTGGTATTTCACTACGCATGACGCGCGGCTGGCGCTGAATGTGGCGGCGGCTGTGCTGATCATCACCTGCCCTTGCGCCCTTGGTCTGGCCGTGCCTGCGGTGATTACCGCCGCCTCGGGCCGGCTGTTCAGGCGTGGCATGCTGATCAAGGACGGCACAGCGCTGGAGCGGCTGGCAGAGGTCGATGCCGTGGTCTTTGACAAGACGGGCACCCTGACCATGGGCGTGCCGCAACTGGTTTCGCTGGACGGACTTTCGCCCGAGGCGCGGCCGGTGGCGCTGGCGCTTGCGCAGGGGTCTGGCCATCCGCTGTCCCAGGCTTTGGCGCAGGCGCTGACTGACGCCGGGGCCCGACCCGCAGCCCTTTCCGATCTGTGCGAGGTTCCGGGCTATGGTATCGCCGGGACGTGGCAGGGGCGCGAGGTTCGGCTGGGCCGTGCCGACTGGCTGGGCGCCCGGCATGGCGATGCCCGGCTTTCGGCAAGCTGGCTGTCCTTGGGTCAGGACGCGCCGATCCGGCTGGAATTCTCGGACCGGCTACGTCCGGGGGCCGAGACCTGCGTGGCGCGGATTCTCGCCTCGGGGCGGCGGGTGATGCTGCTGTCGGGCGATGCCGCGCCAGTGGTTCAGGATCTGGCCCAGCGGCTGGGCATCGCAGAATGGCAAGCCGGCGTCACCCCCGTTGAAAAGGCCGAAACCCTGCGCGGGTTGCGCCAGCAAGGGCTGCATGCGCTGATGGTTGGCGATGGGCTTAACGACACGGCCGCGCTGGCCGAGGCGCATGTCTCGATCTCGCCCGCCTCGGCGCTGGACGCGGCGCGCACCGCCTCGGATATGGTGCTGATGGGCAGCGACCTTGCCCCCGTCGCCGAGGCGTTGGCGCTGGCGCGAAAGGCACGCGCCCGGATCAAAGAGAACTTTGCCATCTCGCTGCTTTACAACGTCGTTGCGGTTCCCATCGCCATTGCCGGCTTTGCCACCCCGCTGATGGCGGCGCTGGCCATGTCGCTGAGCTCGATCAGCGTGACGCTTAACGCGCTGCGGTTGAGGTAA
- the ccoS gene encoding cbb3-type cytochrome oxidase assembly protein CcoS: MEILGLLIPVSLALGGLGLLAFIWSLRGRQYDDPKGDAERILSSQWDDHPKP, encoded by the coding sequence ATGGAAATTCTCGGCCTTCTGATCCCGGTTTCCCTTGCCCTTGGCGGGCTTGGGCTTCTGGCCTTTATCTGGTCCCTGCGCGGTCGCCAATACGACGACCCCAAGGGCGATGCAGAGCGGATCCTCAGTTCGCAATGGGACGACCATCCCAAGCCATGA
- a CDS encoding lipoprotein-releasing ABC transporter permease subunit codes for MASPAPFSRYEFMIAWRYLRARRAEGGVSVMTWISLIGITLGVMALIATLAVRAGFRAEFVDTILGANAHSTVYYAPTQIYNELTEETYVTPGRIEDYNALAAKIEQIPGVTRAMPVIRAQVMARQGESATLGDVYGITLDALREMSGIADPDRAAGNLDDFDCGIAIGIGMARDLGLGVGDRLQLVAPDGAKTPFGTTPRVESFEVVYIFSAGRYDVDKARIYMPMAEAQSFFNREDLADEIEVFVTDPERIDDWTLPLLQAAGERAQIWTWRDASGSFLAALDMEDDVMFIILSILVLIASMNITSGLIMLVKNKGRDIGILRTMGLTEGSVLRIFFLCGAFTGVIGTIAGVVLGVALALNVDHIMAALNALTGGNAWQPEVRGIYQLTAELRAWDIFRAAALSLALSFIVTIFPARRAARMNPVEALRYE; via the coding sequence ATGGCCAGTCCCGCCCCGTTTTCGCGTTACGAATTCATGATCGCATGGCGCTACCTGCGCGCGCGCCGGGCCGAGGGCGGCGTCAGCGTCATGACCTGGATCAGCCTGATCGGCATCACGCTGGGCGTGATGGCGCTGATCGCCACGCTGGCGGTGCGCGCCGGGTTTCGGGCCGAGTTTGTCGATACGATCCTGGGTGCCAACGCCCATAGCACGGTCTATTATGCGCCTACGCAGATCTATAACGAACTGACCGAAGAGACCTATGTCACCCCCGGTAGGATCGAGGATTACAATGCGTTGGCCGCCAAGATCGAACAGATCCCCGGCGTGACCCGCGCGATGCCCGTGATCCGTGCGCAGGTCATGGCGCGGCAGGGCGAATCCGCCACCTTGGGCGATGTCTATGGCATCACGCTCGATGCGCTTAGGGAGATGTCGGGCATCGCCGACCCGGATCGGGCGGCAGGGAACCTTGATGATTTCGACTGCGGCATCGCCATAGGCATCGGTATGGCCCGTGATCTGGGGCTGGGCGTCGGCGACCGGCTGCAACTGGTTGCGCCCGATGGCGCCAAGACGCCCTTCGGCACCACGCCCCGGGTCGAGTCCTTTGAGGTGGTCTATATCTTTTCCGCCGGGCGCTATGATGTGGACAAGGCGCGCATCTATATGCCGATGGCCGAGGCGCAGAGCTTTTTCAACCGCGAAGACCTTGCCGATGAGATTGAGGTTTTCGTGACCGACCCCGAGCGGATAGATGACTGGACGCTGCCGCTTTTGCAGGCCGCGGGCGAGCGCGCGCAGATCTGGACCTGGCGCGATGCATCGGGTTCATTCCTTGCGGCGCTTGATATGGAGGATGACGTCATGTTCATCATCCTGTCGATTCTGGTGCTGATCGCCTCGATGAACATTACCTCCGGGCTGATCATGCTGGTCAAGAACAAGGGCCGCGATATCGGCATCTTGCGAACCATGGGGCTGACCGAGGGTTCCGTGCTGCGGATATTCTTTCTGTGCGGGGCCTTTACCGGGGTAATCGGCACCATCGCCGGCGTGGTTCTGGGCGTGGCGCTGGCGCTGAACGTCGATCACATCATGGCGGCGCTGAATGCGTTGACGGGCGGCAATGCCTGGCAGCCCGAGGTGCGCGGCATCTATCAACTGACTGCCGAATTGCGGGCCTGGGATATTTTCCGGGCGGCGGCCTTGTCGCTGGCGCTGTCCTTTATCGTCACCATTTTCCCGGCCCGCCGCGCAGCTCGGATGAACCCGGTGGAGGCGCTGCGCTATGAGTGA
- a CDS encoding ABC transporter ATP-binding protein: protein MSDILVLDGISKTYGMGGPAPVPVLSDLSLSVARGEVVALVGPSGTGKSTLLHIAGLLDTADSGRVLLNGRDMAGQNDRARTEARREELGFVYQFHHLLPEFSAAENIVLPQLANAVPQSAARARALDLLRWVGLSHRADHRPAQLSGGEQQRVAFCRALANQPSLLLADEPTGNLDPATSDKVFDMLMGLVRDTGLGALIATHNMELAGRMDRVIRLGA, encoded by the coding sequence ATGAGTGACATTCTGGTTCTGGACGGAATTTCCAAGACCTACGGCATGGGCGGGCCTGCGCCGGTGCCCGTTCTGTCGGATCTGTCGCTTTCGGTCGCGCGTGGCGAAGTTGTGGCGTTGGTCGGACCTTCGGGCACCGGGAAATCGACGCTTTTGCATATCGCGGGGCTGCTCGACACAGCCGATTCTGGCCGGGTGCTGCTGAATGGTCGCGACATGGCGGGGCAGAACGACCGGGCGCGGACCGAGGCCCGCCGCGAAGAATTGGGCTTCGTCTATCAATTCCACCACTTGCTTCCTGAATTTTCGGCAGCGGAGAATATCGTTCTGCCGCAGTTGGCGAATGCCGTTCCTCAGTCAGCCGCGAGGGCACGGGCGCTGGATCTGCTGCGCTGGGTGGGCCTGTCCCACCGTGCGGATCACCGGCCGGCGCAACTGTCTGGTGGCGAACAGCAAAGGGTCGCCTTTTGCCGGGCGCTGGCGAACCAGCCTTCGTTGCTGCTGGCGGATGAGCCGACGGGGAACCTGGATCCCGCCACATCTGACAAGGTTTTCGACATGCTGATGGGGCTGGTGCGCGATACGGGCCTTGGGGCGCTGATTGCCACGCATAACATGGAACTGGCGGGCCGGATGGACCGGGTGATCCGGCTGGGCGCATGA
- a CDS encoding phosphatase PAP2 family protein produces the protein MRLIAAACVGLLASSAVADPVEQFGTAMKYGLPLAAAACAADQGRLEDFAVRGVLQAALVWGMKEFFDGQPISRRPSGEGKGFPSGHTAAAFFGAADLAGKCFDDRPEAGALAYGAAGLTGWSRLHAGEHTPQQVLTGALIGFTFGAASFGIGTEGAGFSVGMRF, from the coding sequence ATGCGTCTGATAGCGGCTGCCTGCGTCGGTCTGCTGGCGAGTTCTGCGGTGGCCGACCCCGTCGAGCAGTTCGGTACGGCGATGAAATACGGCCTGCCGCTGGCGGCTGCGGCCTGCGCCGCCGATCAAGGACGGCTGGAGGATTTCGCCGTGCGGGGTGTTTTGCAGGCCGCACTGGTTTGGGGGATGAAGGAGTTTTTCGACGGCCAGCCGATCTCGCGCCGGCCTTCGGGCGAGGGCAAGGGCTTCCCCTCGGGTCACACCGCAGCGGCGTTTTTCGGCGCTGCCGATCTGGCGGGGAAATGTTTCGACGACCGGCCTGAGGCGGGTGCGCTGGCCTATGGTGCCGCGGGCCTCACGGGATGGAGCAGGTTGCACGCGGGTGAGCATACCCCGCAGCAGGTTCTTACCGGGGCGTTGATAGGGTTCACGTTCGGTGCGGCCAGCTTTGGAATTGGCACCGAAGGGGCGGGTTTTTCCGTGGGAATGCGATTCTGA
- a CDS encoding YnfA family protein, with product MTLVTPLAIYVLAALAEIAGCFAFWAWLRLGKSPLWLAPGMLSLALFAWLLTRIDVDFAGRAYAAYGGIYVIASLGWLWQTEGQVPTRWDLLGGALCVLGAMVILAGPRAG from the coding sequence GTGACGCTGGTCACGCCGCTTGCCATCTATGTTTTGGCGGCGCTGGCCGAAATCGCGGGCTGTTTCGCCTTTTGGGCTTGGCTGCGTTTGGGCAAATCGCCGCTTTGGCTGGCACCCGGCATGCTGTCCCTAGCATTGTTCGCGTGGCTTTTGACCCGGATCGACGTCGATTTTGCCGGCCGAGCCTATGCGGCCTATGGCGGGATTTATGTCATCGCCTCGCTTGGCTGGCTCTGGCAGACCGAGGGGCAGGTGCCGACGCGCTGGGATCTTTTGGGCGGCGCACTTTGCGTGCTGGGGGCCATGGTGATCCTGGCCGGACCTCGCGCTGGATAA
- the parE gene encoding DNA topoisomerase IV subunit B gives MADDLFPSADKASDSYSASSIEVLEGLEPVRKRPGMYIGGTDERALHHLVAEILDNSMDEAVAGHASRIEVEMLADFSVVIRDNGRGIPIDPHPKFPGKSALEVILCTLHAGGKFSGDTYQTSGGLHGVGASVVNALSDSMVVQVARNRELYEQRFSRGLPLGPVEKIGAAPNRRGTTVTFHADEQIFGHHRFKPARLLRMVKSKAYLFSGVEIRWKSEVDDGETPLEATFHFPGGLADYLGEVLGKASTYADRPFAGSVDFKEKFNVPGKVDWAINWTPSRDGFIQSYCNTVPTPEGGTHEAGFWSAILRGIRAYGERVSNKKAAQITREDLLAGGCALVSCFIREPEFVGQTKDRLATTEAQRLVEGAVRDHFDNWLAADTKSAGAILDFLVLRAEERMRRRQEKETARKSATKKLRLPGKLVDCSATNREGTELFIVEGDSAGGSAKMARERTTQALLPLRGKILNVLGAASSKLGSNQEIADLCQALGVNMGTRFNVDDLRYDKIIIMTDADVDGAHIASLLMTFFFTQMRPLIDKGHLYLACPPLYRLTQGAHRIYVADDAEKEIWLAKGLGGRGKIDVQRFKGLGEMDAKDLRDTTMNPKTRKLIRVSIDDDEGGETGDLVERLMGKKPELRFQFIQENAQFADSEELDV, from the coding sequence ATGGCCGACGATCTCTTCCCCTCTGCGGATAAGGCTTCCGACAGTTATTCGGCGTCCTCGATCGAGGTGCTTGAGGGGCTGGAGCCCGTGCGCAAACGGCCCGGTATGTATATCGGTGGCACCGACGAACGGGCCTTGCATCACTTGGTGGCCGAGATCCTCGACAACTCGATGGACGAGGCGGTGGCCGGCCATGCCAGCCGCATCGAGGTGGAAATGCTGGCCGATTTCAGCGTGGTGATCCGCGACAACGGCCGCGGCATCCCTATCGATCCGCACCCGAAATTCCCCGGCAAATCGGCGCTGGAGGTGATCCTGTGCACCCTGCACGCAGGCGGCAAGTTTTCGGGCGACACTTACCAGACCTCGGGTGGGCTTCATGGCGTCGGCGCCTCGGTCGTCAACGCGCTTTCCGACAGCATGGTGGTGCAGGTCGCCCGTAACCGTGAGCTTTACGAGCAGCGTTTCTCGCGTGGTCTGCCACTGGGTCCGGTCGAAAAGATCGGCGCGGCGCCCAACCGTCGCGGCACTACCGTGACCTTCCATGCCGATGAACAGATCTTTGGCCACCACCGGTTCAAACCCGCGCGCCTGCTGCGCATGGTCAAGTCCAAGGCCTATCTGTTCTCGGGTGTCGAGATACGCTGGAAATCCGAGGTGGACGACGGCGAAACGCCGTTGGAGGCGACCTTCCATTTTCCCGGCGGCCTTGCCGATTATCTTGGCGAAGTGCTGGGCAAGGCCTCGACCTATGCCGACCGTCCCTTTGCCGGCAGCGTCGATTTCAAGGAAAAGTTCAACGTCCCCGGCAAGGTCGACTGGGCGATCAACTGGACCCCCTCGCGCGACGGCTTCATCCAGTCCTATTGCAACACGGTGCCCACCCCCGAGGGCGGCACCCATGAGGCCGGCTTCTGGTCCGCCATCCTGCGTGGCATCCGCGCCTATGGCGAACGGGTCAGCAACAAGAAGGCGGCGCAGATCACCCGCGAGGATCTGCTGGCCGGAGGCTGCGCGCTGGTCTCGTGCTTTATTCGCGAGCCGGAATTCGTCGGTCAGACCAAGGACCGCCTTGCCACCACCGAGGCGCAACGGCTGGTCGAAGGCGCGGTGCGCGACCATTTCGACAACTGGCTGGCCGCGGATACGAAATCGGCAGGCGCCATTCTGGATTTTCTGGTGCTGCGGGCCGAGGAACGGATGCGCCGCCGGCAGGAAAAGGAAACCGCCCGGAAATCCGCCACCAAGAAACTGCGCCTGCCCGGTAAACTGGTCGATTGTTCTGCCACCAATCGCGAAGGCACCGAGCTTTTCATCGTCGAAGGCGACTCGGCCGGCGGCAGCGCCAAGATGGCGCGCGAGCGTACGACCCAGGCGCTGCTGCCGCTGCGTGGCAAGATCCTGAACGTGCTGGGCGCAGCCTCGTCCAAGCTGGGCTCGAACCAGGAGATCGCCGATCTTTGCCAGGCGCTGGGTGTCAACATGGGCACAAGGTTCAATGTCGACGATCTGCGTTACGACAAGATCATCATCATGACCGACGCCGATGTCGACGGCGCTCATATCGCCTCGCTCCTCATGACCTTTTTCTTTACCCAGATGCGGCCATTGATCGACAAAGGCCATCTGTATCTGGCCTGCCCGCCACTTTACCGGCTGACGCAGGGCGCACACCGTATCTATGTCGCCGACGACGCCGAGAAGGAAATCTGGCTTGCCAAAGGGCTGGGCGGCAGGGGCAAGATCGACGTGCAGCGTTTTAAGGGTCTGGGTGAAATGGACGCCAAGGATCTGCGCGACACAACCATGAACCCAAAAACCCGCAAGCTGATCCGAGTCTCGATCGACGATGACGAGGGCGGCGAAACCGGAGATCTGGTCGAGCGGCTGATGGGTAAAAAACCCGAACTGCGCTTTCAGTTCATTCAGGAAAACGCCCAATTCGCCGATTCCGAGGAATTGGACGTGTGA
- the ppk2 gene encoding polyphosphate kinase 2 yields MEDHPVSSESLVFSASSELVENEAGGTEPSVVPPTTPPVDVEPRGPRSFPHIDPDAIRLAFESGRYPYPRRMGRVAYEKEKARLQSELLKAQLWAQETGQKFVILFEGRDAAGKGGTIKRFMEHLNPRFARVVALNKPSEIERGQWFFQRYIQHLPTAGEMVFYDRSWYNRAGVERVMSFCSPVEYLEFMRQAPEFERMLARSGIRLYKYWFSVTRSEQRARFKARETDPLKRWKLSPIDLASLDKWDDYTEAKEAMFFYTDTADAPWTIVKSNDKKRARLNCMRHFLSSLDYPDKDLTIATPPDPLIVGHASHVVHSAEHILGASLRPENRRMPTPEG; encoded by the coding sequence ATGGAAGATCATCCTGTTTCAAGTGAGTCCCTAGTTTTCTCGGCGAGTAGCGAGCTTGTCGAGAACGAGGCGGGGGGGACAGAACCATCAGTCGTCCCGCCGACAACTCCTCCGGTTGATGTGGAGCCGCGAGGGCCAAGAAGTTTTCCCCATATCGACCCGGATGCGATCCGGTTGGCTTTCGAGTCGGGGCGCTATCCCTATCCGCGTCGCATGGGGCGCGTGGCTTATGAAAAGGAAAAGGCCCGGCTGCAGTCCGAGTTGCTGAAGGCCCAGCTTTGGGCGCAAGAGACCGGGCAGAAATTCGTCATCCTGTTCGAGGGGCGCGACGCCGCCGGCAAGGGCGGCACGATCAAGCGTTTCATGGAACATCTGAATCCGCGTTTTGCCCGGGTGGTGGCGCTGAACAAGCCGTCCGAAATCGAACGCGGACAGTGGTTCTTTCAGCGCTATATCCAGCACCTGCCGACCGCTGGCGAGATGGTTTTTTACGACCGCAGTTGGTACAATCGTGCCGGGGTCGAGCGGGTCATGAGCTTTTGTTCCCCGGTCGAATATCTGGAATTCATGCGGCAGGCCCCGGAATTCGAGCGGATGTTGGCACGCTCGGGTATCCGGCTTTACAAATACTGGTTCTCGGTTACGCGCAGCGAACAGCGGGCGCGCTTCAAGGCTCGCGAGACCGATCCGCTGAAACGCTGGAAGCTTTCCCCCATCGATCTGGCCAGCCTCGACAAATGGGATGACTATACCGAGGCGAAAGAGGCGATGTTTTTTTACACCGATACCGCCGATGCACCCTGGACCATTGTCAAGTCGAACGACAAGAAACGGGCGCGGCTGAATTGCATGCGGCATTTCCTGTCCTCGCTTGATTACCCGGACAAGGATCTGACCATTGCCACGCCGCCCGATCCGCTGATCGTCGGCCACGCAAGCCATGTGGTTCATTCGGCAGAACATATTCTGGGCGCCTCGTTGCGCCCCGAGAATCGGAGGATGCCCACCCCAGAAGGCTAG
- a CDS encoding glutathione S-transferase family protein, producing the protein MLTVYGVTRSRASRIIWLCHELGLPFKQVPVIQAYRLPDPDAPDAPLNTHSPSFLKLSPAGAIPVMQDGDLVLSESLACTLHLACKYGQPFGPADAVEEALMLQWSFYAATAIEQDALTILFNHGNGQSQSGAAQATVAHAAERLIRPLHVLEDHIGRHGHLIGGRFTVADLNVAEVLRYAQGYGALMEQFPAVIAWLGDCQARPAFRKMWQERLTEPE; encoded by the coding sequence GTGCTGACAGTCTATGGCGTCACCCGTTCGCGCGCATCGCGCATCATCTGGCTGTGTCATGAGCTAGGTTTGCCGTTCAAGCAGGTGCCGGTGATTCAGGCCTATCGCCTACCCGACCCCGACGCGCCGGATGCGCCTTTGAATACGCATTCGCCAAGCTTTCTGAAGCTGTCGCCCGCCGGTGCCATTCCGGTGATGCAGGACGGCGATCTGGTGCTGTCGGAATCCTTGGCCTGCACCCTGCATCTGGCGTGCAAATACGGCCAGCCCTTCGGCCCTGCCGACGCGGTCGAAGAGGCGTTGATGCTGCAATGGAGCTTTTACGCCGCGACCGCCATAGAGCAGGATGCGCTGACCATCCTTTTCAACCATGGCAATGGCCAGTCGCAATCCGGGGCCGCTCAGGCCACGGTCGCCCATGCGGCCGAGCGATTGATCCGCCCTCTGCATGTTCTGGAAGATCACATTGGCCGCCATGGTCACCTGATCGGCGGCCGATTCACCGTAGCCGACCTGAACGTCGCCGAAGTTCTGCGCTATGCTCAGGGCTATGGCGCGTTGATGGAGCAGTTTCCGGCGGTCATCGCCTGGCTTGGCGATTGCCAAGCCCGCCCGGCATTCCGCAAAATGTGGCAGGAGCGGCTGACCGAGCCGGAGTAA
- a CDS encoding dipeptidase: MIGIIRRIILWLLGLALVAAAVVAIWGPGFVEDRLNPVTTPAEGWPVSPQAEALHQRLVIGDWHSDALLWDRDLLERASRGHVDIPRLAEGNVAVQVFTTVTKSPRGQNYSHNSAQAPDNITPLFIGQLRPLPSWFSLKERALTQADALHRAVERAPDQLMLIRSAKDLQTLLEARQNGAKTVGAILGSEGAHPLEGQIGNLQVLYGAGFRLLGLTHFFDNELGGSLHGEGGSGAGLSPLGRQVVEEMTAKRMVIDLAHASPQMVRDVLAIPGTRPILSHTGIHGQCPSPRNLDDALVKAIAEKGGLIGIGYWADVVCGKTPADIANAIRAAIALVGEDHVSLGSDYDGSVGVPFDAAGLSALTQALMDAGLSDQQITKVMGGNMMRYLAQTL; encoded by the coding sequence ATGATCGGCATAATCCGGCGTATCATCCTTTGGCTTCTGGGGTTGGCGCTGGTTGCGGCGGCAGTAGTTGCGATCTGGGGTCCCGGCTTCGTCGAGGATCGTCTGAACCCCGTCACCACGCCAGCCGAGGGCTGGCCCGTATCACCTCAGGCCGAGGCGCTGCATCAGCGACTTGTAATCGGCGACTGGCACTCCGACGCTCTGCTTTGGGACCGCGACCTTCTGGAGCGCGCGTCCCGCGGCCATGTGGATATCCCCCGGCTGGCCGAGGGGAATGTCGCGGTTCAGGTTTTCACAACGGTCACCAAAAGCCCCCGCGGGCAAAACTACAGCCATAACTCTGCTCAGGCCCCCGACAACATCACACCGCTTTTTATCGGCCAACTGCGCCCCCTGCCCAGTTGGTTCAGCCTCAAGGAGCGTGCGTTGACACAGGCCGACGCGCTGCACCGCGCCGTCGAACGCGCTCCTGACCAACTCATGTTGATCCGTTCGGCCAAGGATTTGCAGACTCTGCTGGAAGCGCGTCAGAATGGCGCTAAAACGGTGGGCGCTATCCTGGGTTCCGAAGGCGCGCATCCGCTGGAGGGGCAGATCGGTAACCTTCAGGTGCTTTATGGCGCAGGTTTCCGCCTGCTGGGGCTGACGCATTTCTTCGACAACGAGTTGGGCGGGAGCCTGCATGGCGAAGGTGGCAGCGGTGCGGGGCTAAGCCCGCTGGGTCGGCAGGTGGTGGAAGAGATGACGGCCAAGCGCATGGTCATCGACCTTGCCCATGCAAGCCCCCAGATGGTGCGTGATGTACTGGCTATTCCGGGCACGCGACCGATCCTGTCGCATACCGGTATTCACGGCCAATGCCCCAGCCCCCGGAACCTGGATGATGCGTTGGTAAAGGCCATCGCTGAAAAGGGCGGGCTGATCGGCATTGGCTATTGGGCCGATGTGGTCTGCGGCAAAACTCCGGCCGATATCGCCAACGCCATCCGGGCCGCTATCGCGCTTGTGGGGGAGGATCACGTCTCGCTCGGCTCGGATTACGACGGTTCGGTCGGTGTGCCCTTCGACGCCGCAGGTCTGTCGGCACTGACACAGGCCCTGATGGATGCCGGGCTGAGCGACCAGCAAATCACCAAGGTCATGGGCGGCAACATGATGCGCTATCTTGCCCAGACGCTGTGA